From the genome of Colletotrichum higginsianum IMI 349063 chromosome 4, whole genome shotgun sequence, one region includes:
- a CDS encoding GATA zinc finger, with protein sequence MSHGPPQPPPASLFGFGPQDAFSAFDAMAEADPNMMSSLLDPTVYGSFDAMSMSVDNPNDDNAMSTFNFAGNTPMPDAMGDDTPSMSNNYSNNGDDASSIVGGGPPPAGGMSSQAMQQAGSTLTEFTKRRNWPAKVVEELKDFLQILDANGRIRYVSPSILNLTGYTAEEIADTFLKDLVHPDDVGVFVAELNESIASGNPLRLFFRFKKKDGKYAIFESVGHAHIAAAKFAPNPHNQSPFCQAVFMMSRPYPTKNAGLLDSFLEHKIENERLRRRIAELRREEDMENEESQRQWMQSQEGRSDMTPSETTMTSAPSHVSRSTETGDRSSALNVALTREALEGVAGNRPDSLKDKMARYEGTASHTDTIEMLTGLRYIEGERSRGITTGNASPTLIKGDAGIAIPLDRDPRTGDKKKKLKTSEEYVCTDCGTLDSPEWRKGPSGPKTLCNACGLRWAKKEKKNRHSNSTSHQPGSLQVEHGGG encoded by the exons ATGTCCCACGGACCACCTCAGCCGCCCCCGGCCAGTCTGTTCGGCTTCGGGCCCCAAGACGCCTTTTCTGCCTTTGATGCT ATGGCTGAAGCCGACCCCAACATGATGTCCTCTCTCCTGGACCCGACAGTCTATGGGAGCTTTGACGCCATGTCCATGAGCGTCGACAACCCCAACGACGACAATGCCATGTCCACCTTCAATTTCGCCGGCAACACCCCCATGCCCGACGCCATGGGAGACGATACGCCTTCCATGAGCAACAATTATTCAAACAATGGCGACGATGCTTCCAGTATCGTTGGCGGCGGGCCTCCacccgccggcggcatgaGTTCGCAGGCCATGCAGCAGGCCGGCAGTACCCTCACCGAATTCACAAAGAGACGGAACTGGCCCGCGAAAgtggtcgaggagctcaaggactTTCTCCAAATCCTCGACGCCAATGGTCGCATACGATACGTCTCGCCGAGCATCCTGAACCTAACAGGCTACACTGCCGAGGAGATCGCCGACACCTTCCTCAAGGACCTAGTTCACCcagacgacgtcggcgtcttcgtcgctgAGCTGAACGAGTCCATAGCATCGGGAAATCCCTTGCGCCTGTTCTTCCGgttcaagaagaaggacggtAAATACGCCATTTTCGAGTCGGTAGGCCATGCCCACATTGCGGCCGCCAAATTTGCGCCGAACCCCCACAACCAATCACCCTTCTGCCAGGCCGTATTTATGATGTCGCGCCCATACCCAACAAAGAACGCCGGTCTGCTGGACTCGTTTTTGGAACACAAGATCGAGAACGAACGCCTGAGGAGACGCATTGCCGAGCTGCGCAGGGAAGAGGACATGGAGAATGAAGAGTCACAGCGGCAGTGGATGCAGAGCCAGGAGGGCAGGTCGGACATGACGCCGTCCGAGACTACGATGACGTCTGCTCCGAGCCACGTCTCTCGTAGCACAGAAACGGGCGACAGGTCTTCTGCCCTCAACGTCGCGCTCACGCGCGAGGCTCTGGAAGGTGTCGCAGGCAATCGCCCAGATTCGTTGAAGGACAAGATGGCTAGATACGAAGGGACAGCTTCGCACACGGACACCATCGAGATGTTGACCGGGCTGAGATACATTGAGGGCGAAAGAAGTCGCGGCATCACGACAGGCAACGCAAGCCCAACACTGATCAAGGGCGACGCCGGAATCGCCATCCCACTCGATCGCGACCCTCGGACaggcgacaagaagaagaagctcaagacTTCGGAGGAATACGTCTGCACGGACTGCG GTACACTGGATTCTCCCGAATGGCGCAAAGGCCCAAGTGGACCCAAGACACTATGCAACGCCTGCGGTCTTCGGTGGGccaagaaagagaagaaaaaccGGCATAGCAATAGCACCAGTCATCAGCCAGGTTCGTTGCAGGTCGAGCATGGAGGAGGCTAG
- a CDS encoding Beta-flanking protein: protein MDNLINVAQQKAQEYLNKDDDDNKTKPQQGYGQHLPSGEKSYGGNYPAGGGAFVDDDDDDDYRHAANEASRHAGSHGDTDLFSSVLGTLTKKKTQLRNEDIDEDGMLSSLPLLSVFAYIHLSPCIPNPLIHKPCWSLLDRKKAERERERERERECILTSSAPATDAVKKHKKFFGDDDDDDDEKADDKGLGAAAAMQALKMFSSGQTGGQKQSQGGFAGLAMAEASRLFDQRQSQGKVADGTSKESAIQQAGEMALKMYFKSQGQQQAGGFMGLASKFM, encoded by the exons ATGGATAATCTCATCAACGTCGCCCAGCAAAAAGCGCAGGAGTACCTcaacaaggacgacgacgacaacaaaaCCAAGCCGCAGCAGGGCTATG GCCAGCATCTTCCCAGTGGCGAAA AATCCTATGGTGGCAACTACCCGGCGGGCGGTGGAGCattcgtcgacgacgacgatgacgatgattACCGACATGCCGCCAACGAGGCTTCGCGTCACGCGGGATCGCACGGCGACACGGACCTATTCTCGAGCGTGCTGGGGAcgttgacgaagaagaagacgcagCTGAGGAACGAGGATATTGATGAGGACGGTATGTTGTCTTCCTTGCCGTTGCTGTCGGTTTTCGCCTACATACACTTGTCGCCATGTATTCCAAATCCCCTCATTCACAAGCCTTGCTGGAGTCTTCTTGATAGAAAgaaggcagagagagagagagagagagagagagagagagagtgt ATTCTAACATCATCGGCACCTGCTACAGATGCAGTCAAGAAGCATAAGAAGTTTttcggcgatgacgatgacgacgacgacgaaaagGCCGACGACAAAGGGCtcggcgctgctgccgcgATGCAGGCACTGAAGATGTTCTCTAGCGGCCAGACGGGCGGCCAGAAGCAGAGCCAGGGCGGCTTCGCGGGcctcgccatggccgaggccagTCGG CTCTTCGACCAGCGCCAGTCGCAGGGcaaggtcgccgacggcacgAGCAAGGAGTCGGCCATCCAGCAGGCGGGCGAAATGGCGCTTAAGATGTACTTCAAGAGCCAAGGCCAGCAGCAGGCGGGCGGCTTCATGGGCCTGGCGTCTAAATTCATGTAG
- a CDS encoding Amidase encodes MAPNRKYANYPGAREAPPQLHSETDKEDQNPVLRGWPLIAGSTLLANSGAVQRFFWRNAKFGSIRDLPGLVDYRYRFQPDVLVLSESGTHPDPLPLSPDLTTPAPRDQPARYLSSADYHALYTSGAATPLDVVQSLLPLVRRAEGHPPPETGPYANAWVASHGREDLALDAARASTDRWRRGEPLGPLDGVPIGVKDDIDVQGYVSHNGMQYRPDLPWFKPAEETLWPIRQLEAAGAIVLGKNAMHELGGDTNGCNPRWGTPTNWHNKSYYPGGSSSGAGSALGAGIVPIAIGTDAGGSIRIPSSFNSVYGLKPSHHRACTMNSSVCVVGPLAATVADLTIAYRVMSRPNPDDPVQGLYTPSVPPSLSSPSSSSSSQKKKIIAIDEAWWSRADPSVASVCRRAVDHFASQGYTTVPIRIPYLREIQLMHSAACVTEMQDLARHRHPDPEQWQSLINHANKITMSVGTQTPAGDYMKYAQLRDLLMKHMAFLFEENPGMLVVTPTTPMPGWPRHPGDDAYGVSDANKTIANMSYVYIANVSGCPAVTAPVGYIDPVQGEGKIPVGLMAMAEWGCEEQLLDWARDAETYLLKEGRQRPEGWVDVIEVTKNGGLEAKKNI; translated from the exons ATGGCCCCGAACCGCAAATACGCCAATTATCCCGGCGCCCGCGAGGCGCCGCCCCAGCTCCACTCCGAGACGGACAAGGAGGACCAGAATCCCGTCCTCCGCGGCTGGCCTCTCATCGCGGGCTCGACCTT GCTCGCGAACTCGGGCGCCGTCCAGCGCTTCTTCTGGCGCAACGCAAAGTTCGGATCCATCAGGGACCTCCCCGGCCTCGTTGACTACAGATACCGCTTCCAG CCCGATGTCCTTGTCCTCTCCGAATCCGGAACCCACCCGGACCCCCTCCCGCTGAGCCCGGATCTCACCACCCCGGCACCTCGGGACCAGCCCGCCCGTTACCTCTCCAGCGCCGACTACCACGCGCTTTACACttccggcgccgccaccccgctcgacgtcgtccagtCCCTCCTGCccctcgtccgccgcgccgagggccacccccctcccgagACGGGGCCCTACGCCAACGCCTGGGTCGCCTCccacggccgcgaggaccttgccctcgacgccgcccgcgcctcCACCGACCGCTGGCGCCGCGGCGAGCCCCTGGgccccctcgacggcgtgcCCATCGGCGTCAAGGACGACATTGACGTACAGGGCTACGTCAGCCACAACGGCATGCAGTACCGCCCCGACTTGCCGTGGTTTAAGCCCGCCGAGGAGACGCTGTGGCCGATCCgccagctcgaggccgccggcgccatcgtgCTGGGCAAGAATGCCATGCACGAGTTGGGCGGTG ATACCAATGGCTGCAAC CCCCGATGGGGAACCCCCACGAACTGGCACAACAAGTCGTACTACCCGggcggctcctcctccggcgccggctccgccctcggcgccggcatcgtccctatcgccatcggcaccgACGCCGGTGGCTCTATCCGCATCCCCTCGTCCTTCAACTCCGTCTACGGCCTGAAGCCCTCGCACCACCGCGCCTGCACCATGAACTCATCCGTCTGCGTCGTCGgccccctcgccgccaccgtcgccgatCTCACCATCGCCTACCGCGTCATGTCACGCCCGAACCCGGACGACCCCGTCCAGGGCCTCTACACCCCGTCCGTGCCCCCCTCCCTgtcttcgccctcgtcgtcgtcctcctcccagaagaagaagatcatcGCCATTGACGAGGCCTGGTGGTCCCGCGCCGACCCCTCCGTCGCCTCCGTCTGCCGTCGCGCCGTCGACCACTTCGCGTCCCAGGGCTACACCACGGTCCCCATCCGCATCCCTTACCTCCGCGAGATCCAGCTCATGCACTCGGCCGCCTGCGTCACTGAGATGCAGGACCTCGCCCGGCACCGCCACCCGGACCCGGAGCAGTGGCAGTCCCTCATCAACCACGCCAACAAGATCACCATGTCCGTCGGCACACAGACGCCGGCCGGCGACTATATGAAATACGCCCAGCTGCGTGACCTGCTCATGAAGCACATGGCCTTCTTGTTCGAGGAGAACCCGGGCATGCTTGTTGTCACtccgacgacgccgatgccCGGCTGGCCGCGGCACCCGGGCGACGACGCGTACGGCGTCTCGGACGCCAACAAGACCATCGCCAACATGAGCTACGTCTACATCGCCAACGTCAGCGGCTGCCCCGCCGTCACGGCGCCGGTGGGCTACATCGACCCCGTCCAGGGCGAGGGCAAAATTCCCGTCGGACTTATGGCCATGGCCGAGTGGGGTTGCGAGGAACAGCTTCTCGACTGGGCCAGGGACGCCGAGACGTATCTGCTCAAGGAGGGCCGGCAACGCCCCGAAGGATGGGTGGACGTGATCGAGGTCACCAAGAATGGGGGgctcgaggccaagaagaacaTTTAG